In Gossypium hirsutum isolate 1008001.06 chromosome A10, Gossypium_hirsutum_v2.1, whole genome shotgun sequence, the DNA window AGTTCGATGAAGGACGTGACCCAGCTGTTGATAAAGgttgtttttgtgtgttttttatACTTTCCAATGCTTTGGCTGCTATTTGGTTTTTTGCTTTGTAGAACTTCTCTTTATGTTTAGAATAATAGCATTAAACTTTTTCTTATAGAAAGGAACACTTGTATGTACTTCTTATTATCTTGATCAGTTTATTCCAATTTGGTAAAAGCAAATAGAAACTTGACTGTTaaatttcaatcaaataattatattcaCAAGCTTCACTACAAAAACAATGCAGGGATTATCAAATAGAAGGACAGGTGCGACTAGTATCAATGCTGAAAGTTCCCGTTCACATAGTGTCTTTACTTGTGTTGTTGAGTCTCGATGTAAGGTAATAATGCTTTGAATTTCACATGATTtgtcgaattttttttattgttatgtttGAGCAAATATACATCTTGTTAGTTTACAAGTTTGTCGAACCTAATAATGGCATCAATCTCTAATTTGTTCaattgttaattttgtaaataataaaattacaaggaTCTAATCATCTGCAGAACAATTGGAGAATATCTCCTATTTTTCATGGGTTTTTCTCTCTCAATTATACTTGAGGATTCTGAAGAACTCTCTTTTCTTGCAGAGTGTGGCCGATGGTGTAAGCAGCTTTAAAACAAGCCGAATAAATCTTGTTGATTTAGCAGGCTCAGAGAGACAAAAATTAACTGGTGCTGCAGGGGAACGCTTAAAGGAGGCAGGAAATATTAACCGTTCACTCTCACAGCTTGGGTATGCTCTTTCTATCTTTTCTTTCATGTGCATGTCTTCTTTCAGATCATCTTTTATTGAAACTCTATATTCAACTTCTAGCTGTTACCTTATTGTTCTAAAAGGTGGATCTTTCAACTTTTGACTACAGTGTAGTAGTAGGCATCGGCATTTTCTGaatcttttaatttcaaataGTTGCCAAATAAAGTACAGAGCATTGttacaaaaaatgtaaaaatgcaataaaaataagtTATAGTAAGAAAATGTATgtccaaaatttaaagaaaactatttttaGCATATATTTGACTGAAAGGATATTGTCTGTAGAAAAAAATTGAGTTTGTGGATTACAGTTTTTGATACATAAAAGGTCTATGTGATATGATGTATGGGGACAATTGCTCAATTCAGATCTAATTATGCCATGTTTTCTTGCTTCTTTGTTGCATAAGCATGTTTTCATGGATCAAGAGGCCCAGGCTCTtagatttttgataattttatttaattttggagTTCAGGAACTTGATAAACATCCTCGCTGAAGTTTCCCAAACTGGAAAGCAAAGGCATATTCCCTACAGAGACTCCAAGTTGACATTTTTATTGCAGGAATCTCTTGGTGGCAATGCAAAATTAGCCATGGTCTGTGCAATTTCTCCAGCACAGAGGTAACGTGATAGCTgctcttattttatttaagacTCCCCCCCCCTTTTTGTCCGAGGGAAGTTTACATGAGTCATAATGCAGCTGTAAGAGTGAAACATTCAGCACACTACGATTTGCTCAGCGTGCAAAGGCAATCAAGAACAAGGCAGTTGTTAATGAAGTAATGCAGGATGATGTAAATTTTCTGCGAGAAGTGATTCGACAGTTGAAGGTATGTTCTCATAATCAGTTTTTTTCCCTTATCAGTTATGTGATCAAATATGCAAATATATAAAATGTGGAGGGAATCATGCAGGATGAACTCCATCGTATGAAATCTAATGGAAACAACCAAACTGATCCAAATGGAAGTTACTCAACTGGATGGAATGCCCGTAGGAGCTTGAACTTGTTAAAATTTAGCCTCCATCATCCAAGGACATTACCTCATGTTGATGAAGATGGTGATGAGGAGATGGAAATTGATGAGGAAGCTGTTGAGGATTTATGTGCTCAAATAGGTCTGCAACCAGCAGATATATATCTCCCTTCAAATGAATTAACCAAACAAGAGATAATTGAATCAATTTCGGGAAATACTACCTCTGAAAATGGATGCGCTGGTGATCTAGTGCCTAACTCATCTGAAACTTTTAAAGTGCAAGATGCTGAGGATACTGATGTGAACATGGAGGAAGAAATCTCTGAAGAGCCTAAAACCTCTGAAATTATGATTGTTGATGGTGTTGAAACTGCTACAAACACGCCAAACATTTTTATTGCTCATGAAAGTGTCAAACAGGATCCATGCCAGCTAACTGTTGAAACAACCGATGGGGATTCTTCTGCAATTCTTAAGTCTCCAACACCAAGTGTCTCACCTAGAGTGAATCAGAGTAGGAAGAGTCTGAGGACATCATCAATGTACTCTGCTTCACAGAAAGATCTTAGGGATGATAAATCAGAGACTATGCGGGTCACACCAACCGAACATTTAGCAGCTAGCCTCCACCGTGGTCTTGAGATTATTGATAGTCACCGACAGAGTTTGGCATTGAGGAGGTCATCATTTCGTTTTTCATTAAAACCTGCTGATTCTAAGCCAATCCTTGCAGCTAGAAAAGTTGATGTTGGCGTTCAAACTTTTCCACAAGAAGTAGACCCAGTAGTATTTCTATGTAGCAATTGTACACAGAGAACAAACCTAGATGGCAAAGAGGATCCTGAAAACTCTAACCTGCAATTAGATCCTGTTGATGAGTCCGATTCTGGTGACAAAACCAAGAAGCAAGTCCCGAAGGCAAGAAGTATCAAGTCCTAGCTTTTGAGATTTATATCTTCTGCATCACTGACATTATTTTACCTTTGTATTGCACAGGCAGTGGAGAAGGTTTTGGCTGGATCTATCAGGACAGAAATGGCTCTTGAAGAGTTCTGTGCCAAGCAAGCTTCTGAAATAATGCAATTAAACCGTTTGGTAGGTTTCTTGGTAATTTTACTATCAGCCATCATCATCGTTGAGAATtgttgatgttaaatttattatggGCTACTATTTACAGGTGCAACAGTACAAACATGAGCGAGAGTGCAATGCTATTATAGGGCAGACAAGGGAGGATAAAATTCTTCACCTTGAGAGCCTTATGGATGGTGTTTTACCTACTGAGGAATTCATGGAAGAAGAGCTTGTTTCCCTCACCCATGAGCACAAGGtatatttttgttcttttctttttctttttcagttaaaCATTTGTATGTATATCCATTTTTTACCTATTGCCTACAGCTTCTGAAGGAGAAATATGAGAATCATCCTGAGGTTTTAAGAATAAAGATTGAGCTGAAAAGAGCTCAGGATGAGCTGGAGCGTTTTCGAAATTTTCATGATTTGGGTGAGAGGGAAGTGTTGTTAGAAGAAATTCAGGATTTAAGAAATCAGTTACAGTATTATATTGACCCTTCTTCCACATCAGCTCGAAGACGAAATTCTTTACTGAAGTTAACATATTCATGTGAGCCCAATGTCCCTCTACCCCTTAGAGCAATACCAGAGACAAATGAGGAGAGTGCTGAAGAGAAATTTGAACAAGAGAGAATCCGGTGGACTGAGGCCGAAGGCAAATGGATTTCCCTTGCGGAGGAATTAAGGACTGAACTTGATGCTAGTAAGTTGCTGGCTGACAAAAGGAAGCAGGAACTAGATATGGAGAAGAAATGTGCAGAAGAATTGAAGGAAGCAATGCAGATGGCTATGGCGGGACATGCAAGAATGCTTGAACAGTATGCTGATCTTGAGGAAAAACACATGCAATTGCTTGCAAGGCATAGGAATATTCAAGAGGGAATAGATGATGTTAAAAAGGCAGCTGCTAGGGCAGGGGTCAAGGGTGCTGAATCCAAGTTCATAAATGCCCTTGCTGCTGAAATTTCTGCATTGAAAGTTGAAAGGGAAAAGGAGAGGCGATACCTTAGGGATGAGAATAGAGGACTTCAGGCTCAATTAAGGGATACTGCTGAAGCAGTTCAGGCTGCAGGTGAATTGCTTGTACGGCTTAAAGAAGCAGAAGAAGCTGTGGCTGCTGCCCAAGTAAGTGAAGTTATTATATTCGTTTTCATGAACTTCTTAACTTTTCTGCTTGATACACTGTAATTAAGCTATTGTTTTTTCTTGAACACTTGTTTCAAGTTTCCACTAAACAACAGGCAGAGCTGTAGGCATAAACAAAGACATATTTCACGAGCACAGCATTTATCAAATTCGATATTAAGATTGTTGTTACACATTAAGTTTTCATCTCTAATGAAAGCTGATAGTTAAAGTGTCTGTCCAGTCTGGTTTCTAAGTAGGAAACATTCAGTCAGTTTATTGATTCACTATCACAAAAGTTACAAGATGAGTGGATGGAGGGACACTATATCCCCCCCCCCCTCTCCCCCACCAAATTAATGTGATTTCAGTTAACTTTTGCTACAACTATTGAATCAGATCTTTTTACCTCAAGTTTAGAACATGTCTCTTCCTGAGTcataaaattctat includes these proteins:
- the LOC107896975 gene encoding kinesin-like protein KIN-12B isoform X2 → MKHFMLPRNTILREPMENTPSSPNPTPSKSKRKHPKPSKENAPPPDPNSQPSPTSTAKFKSQLPPRPPSSNPLKRKLYAETLPDNASLSGISDSGVKVVVRMRPPIKEEEEGDTIVQKVTSDSLSINGQTFTFDSVASSDATQLDIFQLVGAPLVENCLAGFNSSVFAYGQTGSGKTYTIWGPANALLEENLSSDQQGLTPRVFERLFARINEEQIKHADKQLKYQCRCSFLEIYNEQITDLLDPNQRNLQIREDVKSGVYVENLTEEYVSSMKDVTQLLIKGLSNRRTGATSINAESSRSHSVFTCVVESRCKSVADGVSSFKTSRINLVDLAGSERQKLTGAAGERLKEAGNINRSLSQLGNLINILAEVSQTGKQRHIPYRDSKLTFLLQESLGGNAKLAMVCAISPAQSCKSETFSTLRFAQRAKAIKNKAVVNEVMQDDVNFLREVIRQLKDELHRMKSNGNNQTDPNGSYSTGWNARRSLNLLKFSLHHPRTLPHVDEDGDEEMEIDEEAVEDLCAQIGLQPADIYLPSNELTKQEIIESISGNTTSENGCAGDLVPNSSETFKVQDAEDTDVNMEEEISEEPKTSEIMIVDGVETATNTPNIFIAHESVKQDPCQLTVETTDGDSSAILKSPTPSVSPRVNQSRKSLRTSSMYSASQKDLRDDKSETMRVTPTEHLAASLHRGLEIIDSHRQSLALRRSSFRFSLKPADSKPILAARKVDVGVQTFPQEVDPVVFLCSNCTQRTNLDGKEDPENSNLQLDPVDESDSGDKTKKQVPKAVEKVLAGSIRTEMALEEFCAKQASEIMQLNRLVQQYKHERECNAIIGQTREDKILHLESLMDGVLPTEEFMEEELVSLTHEHKLLKEKYENHPEVLRIKIELKRAQDELERFRNFHDLGEREVLLEEIQDLRNQLQYYIDPSSTSARRRNSLLKLTYSCEPNVPLPLRAIPETNEESAEEKFEQERIRWTEAEGKWISLAEELRTELDASKLLADKRKQELDMEKKCAEELKEAMQMAMAGHARMLEQYADLEEKHMQLLARHRNIQEGIDDVKKAAARAGVKGAESKFINALAAEISALKVEREKERRYLRDENRGLQAQLRDTAEAVQAAGELLVRLKEAEEAVAAAQKRAMESEQETEKAHRQIEKLKRKHEREISTLNELLTASRLPKEGTQHTFDNVDLAKHDAGEFHDANSDQQWRQVFEPFYNGEDGKFNDANDTDQQWRQVFEPFCNGEDHELSKLEENSSWFSGYDRCNI
- the LOC107896975 gene encoding kinesin-like protein KIN-12B isoform X3, with the translated sequence MKHFMLPRNTILREPMENTPSSPNPTPSKSKRKHPKPSKENAPPPDPNSQPSPTSTAKFKSQLPPRPPSSNPLKRKLYAETLPDNASLSGISDSGVKVVVRMRPPIKEEEEGDTIVQKVTSDSLSINGQTFTFDSVASSDATQLDIFQLVGAPLVENCLAGFNSSVFAYGQTGSGKTYTIWGPANALLEENLSSDQQGLTPRVFERLFARINEEQIKHADKQLKYQCRCSFLEIYNEQITDLLDPNQRNLQIREDVKSGVYVENLTEEYVSSMKDVTQLLIKGLSNRRTGATSINAESSRSHSVFTCVVESRCKSVADGVSSFKTSRINLVDLAGSERQKLTGAAGERLKEAGNINRSLSQLGNLINILAEVSQTGKQRHIPYRDSKLTFLLQESLGGNAKLAMVCAISPAQSCKSETFSTLRFAQRAKAIKNKAVVNEVMQDDVNFLREVIRQLKDELHRMKSNGNNQTDPNGSYSTGWNARRSLNLLKFSLHHPRTLPHVDEDGDEEMEIDEEAVEDLCAQIGLQPADIYLPSNELTKQEIIESISGNTTSENGCAGDLVPNSSETFKVQDAEDTDVNMEEEISEEPKTSEIMIVDGVETATNTPNIFIAHESVKQDPCQLTVETTDGDSSAILKSPTPSVSPRVNQSRKSLRTSSMYSASQKDLRDDKSETMRVTPTEHLAASLHRGLEIIDSHRQSLALRRSSFRFSLKPADSKPILAARKVDVGVQTFPQEVDPVVFLCSNCTQRTNLDGKEDPENSNLQLDPVDESDSGDKTKKQVPKAVEKVLAGSIRTEMALEEFCAKQASEIMQLNRLVQQYKHERECNAIIGQTREDKILHLESLMDGVLPTEEFMEEELVSLTHEHKLLKEKYENHPEVLRIKIELKRAQDELERFRNFHDLGEREVLLEEIQDLRNQLQYYIDPSSTSARRRNSLLKLTYSCEPNVPLPLRAIPETNEESAEEKFEQERIRWTEAEGKWISLAEELRTELDASKLLADKRKQELDMEKKCAEELKEAMQMAMAGHARMLEQYADLEEKHMQLLARHRNIQEGIDDVKKAAARAGVKGAESKFINALAAEISALKVEREKERRYLRDENRGLQAQLRDTAEAVQAAGELLVRLKEAEEAVAAAQKRAMESEQETEKAHRQIEKLKRKHEREISTLNELLTASRLPKEGTQHTFDNVDLAKHDAGEFHDANSDQQWRQVFEPFYNGEDGELSKLEENSSWFSGYDRCNI
- the LOC107896975 gene encoding kinesin-like protein KIN-12B isoform X1; translated protein: MKHFMLPRNTILREPMENTPSSPNPTPSKSKRKHPKPSKENAPPPDPNSQPSPTSTAKFKSQLPPRPPSSNPLKRKLYAETLPDNASLSGISDSGVKVVVRMRPPIKEEEEGDTIVQKVTSDSLSINGQTFTFDSVASSDATQLDIFQLVGAPLVENCLAGFNSSVFAYGQTGSGKTYTIWGPANALLEENLSSDQQGLTPRVFERLFARINEEQIKHADKQLKYQCRCSFLEIYNEQITDLLDPNQRNLQIREDVKSGVYVENLTEEYVSSMKDVTQLLIKGLSNRRTGATSINAESSRSHSVFTCVVESRCKSVADGVSSFKTSRINLVDLAGSERQKLTGAAGERLKEAGNINRSLSQLGNLINILAEVSQTGKQRHIPYRDSKLTFLLQESLGGNAKLAMVCAISPAQSCKSETFSTLRFAQRAKAIKNKAVVNEVMQDDVNFLREVIRQLKDELHRMKSNGNNQTDPNGSYSTGWNARRSLNLLKFSLHHPRTLPHVDEDGDEEMEIDEEAVEDLCAQIGLQPADIYLPSNELTKQEIIESISGNTTSENGCAGDLVPNSSETFKVQDAEDTDVNMEEEISEEPKTSEIMIVDGVETATNTPNIFIAHESVKQDPCQLTVETTDGDSSAILKSPTPSVSPRVNQSRKSLRTSSMYSASQKDLRDDKSETMRVTPTEHLAASLHRGLEIIDSHRQSLALRRSSFRFSLKPADSKPILAARKVDVGVQTFPQEVDPVVFLCSNCTQRTNLDGKEDPENSNLQLDPVDESDSGDKTKKQVPKAVEKVLAGSIRTEMALEEFCAKQASEIMQLNRLVQQYKHERECNAIIGQTREDKILHLESLMDGVLPTEEFMEEELVSLTHEHKLLKEKYENHPEVLRIKIELKRAQDELERFRNFHDLGEREVLLEEIQDLRNQLQYYIDPSSTSARRRNSLLKLTYSCEPNVPLPLRAIPETNEESAEEKFEQERIRWTEAEGKWISLAEELRTELDASKLLADKRKQELDMEKKCAEELKEAMQMAMAGHARMLEQYADLEEKHMQLLARHRNIQEGIDDVKKAAARAGVKGAESKFINALAAEISALKVEREKERRYLRDENRGLQAQLRDTAEAVQAAGELLVRLKEAEEAVAAAQKRAMESEQETEKAHRQIEKLKRKHEREISTLNELLTASRLPKEGTQHTFDNVDLAKHDAGEFHDANSDQQWRQVFEPFYNGEDESCLPKEAIQHTFDNVDIAEHDTGKFNDANDTDQQWRQVFEPFCNGEDHELSKLEENSSWFSGYDRCNI